The genomic stretch GCTCGCCCCCTTCCTGTCGCTGGCGCGCGAACCGGATGTGTATGAGCGCTACGAGACGGTGGTGGTCGCGCATACCGTGCGCCAAGTGAACGAACTCGCGCACCGCGCGTTGTTCGAACGCGACCTTCCCGCGCATGAATTCCTCGGCGAGATCGTGGCCGGCAAGCTGCGCTACTATCCCTCCGTCACGCGCGAACCCTTCGCCACCCAGGGCCGCATCACCGACCTGATCGAGACGGGGCGGATCTTCACGGACCTCGACCTGCCGCCGCTCGACCCCGCGCATGACCGCGTGATGCTCTGCGGGTCCGAGGACATGAACCGCGACTGCAAGGCCATGCTGGAGGCGCGCGGGTTCGAGGAAGGGTCGAACAATGCGCCGGGCACCTACGTGGTCGAGAAGGCCTTCGTAACGAAGTAGCGGCGCCGGCGCGCAGGCGGACAGAAAACGCAGTCGCAGGACGAATCGCGCCACTGTTTTGGTTGCACGTGCCGCGTCGGTCGCATAAGGGGCTTGCAGTCACAACAAGCGCCGGATCGCTCCAGAAGGTGCGACCGGCCGTCCGGGAGGACTGCATGACCGAGACCAAGTCGCCAGTG from Roseomonas fluvialis encodes the following:
- a CDS encoding ferredoxin--NADP reductase; translation: MNDAILPVARPAIPAAYFGEHVTWVHHWTERLFSFRCTRDPALRFRAGEFAMIGLMVDGKPLVRAYSMASPTWDEELEFLSIKVQDGPLTSRLQHVRVGDQVLIGRKPTGTLVTDNLRPGRTLWLLATGTGLAPFLSLAREPDVYERYETVVVAHTVRQVNELAHRALFERDLPAHEFLGEIVAGKLRYYPSVTREPFATQGRITDLIETGRIFTDLDLPPLDPAHDRVMLCGSEDMNRDCKAMLEARGFEEGSNNAPGTYVVEKAFVTK